The proteins below are encoded in one region of Mus caroli chromosome 10, CAROLI_EIJ_v1.1, whole genome shotgun sequence:
- the Abracl gene encoding costars family protein ABRACL, translating into MNVEHEVNLLVEEIHRLGSKNADGKLSVKFGVLFQDDRCANLFEALVGTLKAAKRRKIVTYTGELLLQGVHDDVDIVLLQD; encoded by the exons ATGAATGTGGAACATGAAGTTAACCTCCTGGTGGAGGAAATTCATCGCCTGGGTTCCAAAA ATGCTGATGGAAAATTAAGTGTGAAGTTTGGGGTCCTCTTCCAGGATGACAGATGTGCCAACCTCTTTGAAGCATTGGTAGGAACTCTGAAAGCTGCAAAACGAAGGAAGATTGTCACATACACAGGGGAACTACTTTTGCAAGGTGTTCATGATGATGTTGACATTGTATTGCTGCAAGATTAA